The proteins below are encoded in one region of Flavobacterium sp. IMCC34852:
- a CDS encoding phenylacetate--CoA ligase family protein, producing the protein MFPLFHFSLWLKGFPLKKAANEFEKIQAISEDNYQNYVEAKRNEIVAFHLQYNATYKALVGNKNPDNWEELPIMTKKDFQKPLVERLSEGYTPKNIYVNKTSGSSGDPFIFAKDKFSHALTWVNIFDRFGWYNINFNSSLQARFYGIPLDFVGNTKERIKDLLSHRYRFPIFDLSDKVLESVLVKFEQKRFDYINGYTSSIVLFAKFLQQKNIILKTVCPTLKCCVVTSEMLFEDDKELLEKQFGVPVVNEYGASELDLIAFQNPQGEWQVNSETLFVEILDEENKVLPYGKEGRVVITSLYNKAHPFIRYDIGDVGILDEKSTFKKPILKKLIGRTNDIAILPSGKKSPGLTFYYVTKSIIEDDGNVKEFVIKQTKIDTFDIEYVSQHELTLGQIQNIEKAITTYLETGLTFTFTRKEKLERSKSGKLKQFVSLVK; encoded by the coding sequence GTGTTTCCACTATTCCATTTTTCGCTTTGGTTGAAAGGCTTTCCCTTAAAGAAAGCTGCAAATGAATTTGAAAAAATTCAAGCGATATCAGAAGACAACTATCAGAATTATGTTGAAGCAAAAAGAAATGAAATTGTGGCTTTTCATCTCCAATACAATGCTACTTACAAAGCATTAGTTGGAAATAAAAACCCCGACAATTGGGAAGAACTTCCGATAATGACCAAAAAGGATTTTCAAAAGCCATTAGTGGAAAGACTCTCGGAAGGCTATACACCAAAGAATATATATGTCAATAAAACTTCGGGGTCGAGCGGTGATCCTTTTATTTTTGCCAAAGATAAATTTTCGCACGCGCTGACTTGGGTCAATATTTTTGACCGATTCGGATGGTATAATATTAATTTTAATAGTTCTTTACAGGCTCGTTTTTATGGAATTCCATTAGATTTTGTTGGCAATACCAAAGAACGAATCAAAGATTTATTAAGCCATCGGTATCGGTTTCCCATTTTTGATTTATCAGACAAAGTTTTGGAAAGTGTACTGGTAAAATTCGAACAAAAACGATTCGATTATATCAATGGCTATACCAGCTCCATCGTGTTGTTCGCCAAATTTTTACAGCAAAAAAACATTATCTTAAAAACAGTTTGCCCAACGTTGAAATGTTGTGTAGTCACTTCGGAAATGTTATTTGAAGACGATAAAGAACTGCTTGAAAAACAGTTTGGCGTTCCGGTAGTCAATGAATACGGCGCTTCCGAATTGGATTTGATTGCCTTTCAAAATCCTCAAGGTGAATGGCAAGTGAATTCGGAAACCTTATTTGTGGAAATTTTAGACGAGGAAAACAAGGTTTTGCCGTATGGAAAAGAAGGTCGCGTCGTGATTACTTCTCTCTACAACAAAGCCCATCCATTTATTCGCTATGACATTGGCGATGTTGGGATTTTAGATGAAAAAAGCACTTTCAAGAAACCCATACTTAAAAAATTAATCGGAAGAACCAACGATATAGCTATCCTGCCCAGCGGAAAAAAATCACCCGGATTAACCTTTTATTACGTCACCAAAAGTATTATCGAAGACGATGGAAATGTGAAAGAATTTGTCATAAAACAAACCAAAATCGATACTTTTGATATTGAATATGTGAGTCAGCACGAATTGACATTGGGCCAAATTCAAAACATTGAAAAAGCCATTACAACCTATTTAGAAACCGGTTTGACTTTCACATTCACCCGAAAAGAAAAGTTAGAAAGAAGCAAAAGCGGCAAATTGAAGCAATTTGTTTCGTTAGTAAAATAG
- the purD gene encoding phosphoribosylamine--glycine ligase — translation MTILLLGSGGREHALAYKILKSSKCQKLFVAPGNAGTAAIAANVSMSPTDFESIKTFAINENIDMVVVGPEDPLVHGIYDFFKNDSALNHIPVIGPSKVGAQLEGSKEFAKEFLIKHKIPTAAYDSFTSETVENGCEFLETLQPPYVLKADGLAAGKGVLILNDLEEAKTELRNMLVHAKFGTASSKVVIEEFLDGIELSCFVLTDGKNYKVLPTAKDYKRIGEGDTGLNTGGMGAVSPVPFADEILLEKIETRIVKPTVEGLQKDGIEYKGFVFIGLIIVKGEPMVIEYNVRMGDPETEVVMPRIQSDLVELFQAVANQKLDEVTLEIDPRSATTIMVVSGGYPEEYDKGFEITGIENVQDSIVFHAGTKLENGKVVTNGGRVLAVTSYGNNFQEAIKKSYQNIDKLHFDKMYFRKDIGFDLA, via the coding sequence ATGACTATCCTATTACTCGGATCGGGCGGAAGAGAACACGCTTTAGCCTACAAAATTTTGAAAAGTTCAAAATGTCAAAAGCTATTTGTAGCACCCGGGAATGCCGGTACCGCAGCGATTGCTGCTAATGTTTCTATGAGTCCGACAGATTTTGAGAGTATCAAAACTTTTGCAATCAATGAAAATATTGACATGGTAGTAGTTGGTCCGGAAGATCCTTTAGTGCATGGCATTTATGATTTCTTCAAGAATGATTCAGCGCTTAATCATATTCCGGTTATTGGTCCTTCAAAAGTGGGCGCCCAATTGGAAGGCAGTAAAGAATTTGCCAAAGAATTTCTAATCAAACACAAAATACCAACCGCGGCTTACGACAGTTTTACTTCGGAAACAGTTGAAAACGGCTGTGAATTTTTAGAAACATTACAACCGCCATACGTTCTGAAAGCAGATGGATTGGCTGCCGGAAAAGGCGTTTTAATTCTGAATGATTTAGAAGAAGCTAAAACCGAGTTGCGAAACATGTTGGTACACGCCAAATTCGGAACCGCCAGTTCAAAAGTAGTTATCGAAGAATTTCTGGACGGTATTGAGTTAAGTTGTTTTGTGTTGACTGACGGTAAAAATTACAAAGTGTTACCAACAGCCAAAGATTATAAAAGAATCGGAGAAGGCGATACCGGATTGAATACCGGTGGAATGGGAGCCGTTTCTCCGGTACCATTTGCCGACGAAATTTTATTAGAGAAAATAGAAACCCGCATAGTAAAACCAACTGTTGAAGGTTTGCAAAAAGACGGCATAGAATACAAAGGTTTTGTTTTCATCGGACTTATTATTGTCAAAGGCGAACCGATGGTAATTGAATACAACGTCAGAATGGGCGATCCGGAAACCGAAGTAGTGATGCCAAGAATCCAATCCGATTTGGTAGAATTGTTTCAAGCAGTGGCCAATCAAAAACTAGACGAAGTTACTTTAGAAATTGACCCAAGAAGTGCCACAACCATTATGGTGGTTTCGGGCGGATATCCTGAAGAGTATGACAAAGGTTTTGAGATTACCGGAATTGAAAACGTGCAAGATTCGATTGTTTTTCATGCCGGAACCAAATTGGAAAACGGCAAAGTTGTAACCAACGGTGGAAGAGTATTGGCGGTGACTTCTTATGGCAATAATTTCCAAGAGGCCATAAAAAAATCTTACCAAAACATAGACAAGCTACATTTTGATAAGATGTATTTCAGAAAAGATATCGGATTCGATCTAGCTTAA
- a CDS encoding DUF6341 family protein, whose product MRAFFEGIQTLFVDFLFKPLDWLRALELNGSIGWWLANIVSWTLIIVCSYYIVYWCKELKKHQDNNEENQDTTAHSFLS is encoded by the coding sequence ATGAGAGCATTTTTTGAAGGTATTCAAACTTTATTTGTAGATTTTCTTTTCAAACCATTAGATTGGTTAAGAGCACTTGAGCTAAATGGTTCCATTGGTTGGTGGTTAGCCAACATCGTTAGCTGGACATTAATCATTGTATGTAGCTATTACATCGTTTACTGGTGTAAAGAATTGAAAAAGCACCAAGACAATAACGAAGAAAACCAAGATACTACGGCACACTCTTTCTTAAGCTAG
- a CDS encoding DUF6427 family protein: MITSIFKKSSIVNYALVVILLLAAFFLHQSGQSNQLSTPTDLSDKLLLITLLLSSFFLVNFMVKKNGLTKNSSYTILFFLLFLMIFPIVFSHTNLLFANFFLLLAMRRLISLQTLKAPKEKIFDASMWIFIASLFHFWCILFIVLVYISIIFHVSRDYRNWLLPFVAFVTTTVVFLGAALYFDKTWIDHILTQTQTHFELDYFTNNYQNAALSFYVVVALYFLFSMVISLTNRPLILQASYKKMIFGFLIGSVVFILSPDKNNAMLLFTFFPLAVMTTNNIEYSQSQMYQEIVLMLLITGSFFAFFAQL, translated from the coding sequence ATGATTACAAGCATTTTTAAAAAATCGAGCATTGTTAATTATGCTTTGGTGGTAATTTTATTATTGGCTGCCTTTTTTTTACATCAAAGCGGTCAGTCAAACCAACTTTCAACGCCAACGGATTTATCGGATAAGTTGTTATTAATCACACTTTTACTCAGCTCATTTTTTTTGGTCAACTTTATGGTTAAAAAAAATGGGTTGACTAAAAACAGCAGTTACACCATTTTATTTTTTCTGTTGTTTTTAATGATTTTCCCTATCGTCTTTAGTCATACTAATCTTTTGTTTGCCAATTTCTTCCTGCTGCTGGCCATGCGAAGATTAATTTCACTCCAAACTTTAAAAGCGCCTAAAGAGAAAATATTTGACGCTTCGATGTGGATTTTCATTGCCAGTTTGTTTCACTTTTGGTGTATTCTTTTTATTGTTTTGGTTTACATCTCTATCATCTTTCATGTTTCCAGAGATTATAGAAATTGGTTGTTGCCTTTTGTGGCTTTTGTGACTACAACCGTGGTATTTTTGGGAGCTGCATTATATTTTGACAAGACTTGGATTGACCATATTTTGACCCAAACCCAAACCCATTTTGAACTCGATTATTTTACCAATAATTACCAAAATGCCGCGCTTTCATTTTATGTGGTTGTTGCGCTGTATTTTCTGTTTTCGATGGTTATTTCATTAACCAACAGACCTTTGATTCTACAGGCGTCTTATAAGAAAATGATTTTCGGATTTTTAATCGGAAGTGTTGTTTTTATCCTTTCGCCTGATAAAAATAATGCAATGTTGTTGTTTACTTTTTTCCCTTTAGCAGTGATGACGACCAACAATATAGAGTATTCCCAGAGTCAAATGTATCAGGAAATTGTACTAATGTTATTGATTACAGGAAGCTTTTTTGCGTTTTTTGCCCAACTATAA
- the upp gene encoding uracil phosphoribosyltransferase, translating to MHIHYISEQNSILNHFLAQIRDVTIQKDSMRFRKNIERIGEIMAYELSKTLEYKNIDVQTPLGIKHTTTIADHVVLCSILRAGLALHTGFMNIFDNAENGFVSAYRHHYDNDDKFEILVEYQAAPSFENKNLILIDPMLATGQSIVAVLHKLHLEQKPKEIHIAVVIAAPEGIAYLQENLPENCHLWVAALDDKLNEKNYIIPGLGDAGDLAYGSKL from the coding sequence ATGCACATTCATTACATTTCCGAGCAGAATAGTATTCTCAATCATTTTTTGGCACAAATTCGCGATGTTACCATCCAAAAAGACAGTATGCGTTTTCGCAAAAACATTGAACGCATTGGGGAAATTATGGCTTATGAATTGAGTAAAACTTTGGAATATAAAAACATTGATGTACAGACGCCTTTAGGTATCAAACATACTACTACGATTGCTGACCATGTGGTTTTGTGTTCTATACTTCGTGCCGGATTGGCTTTACATACCGGGTTTATGAACATTTTTGACAATGCCGAAAACGGATTTGTTTCTGCCTATCGCCATCATTATGACAACGATGATAAGTTTGAAATTTTAGTCGAATACCAAGCCGCGCCTTCTTTTGAAAATAAAAATCTGATTCTAATTGACCCAATGTTAGCCACCGGACAATCAATAGTAGCGGTTTTGCACAAATTACATTTGGAACAAAAACCCAAAGAAATTCACATTGCGGTAGTAATTGCTGCGCCGGAAGGCATAGCTTATTTACAAGAAAACCTGCCCGAAAACTGTCATCTTTGGGTAGCGGCTTTAGATGATAAACTCAACGAGAAAAACTACATCATTCCGGGTTTAGGTGATGCCGGAGATTTGGCTTATGGTAGTAAATTATAG
- a CDS encoding DUF4254 domain-containing protein, whose product MFSEFAFPIFEQSINDYHIINDVYQPTLNPYTKGTIEYLLYAKNWVDTVQWHYEDIIRDPNIDPVAALDLKRKIDASNQVRTDMVEYIDSYFLQKHKDVQVKPNAKINTESPAWAIDRLSILALKIYHMSEEANRAEATAEHRAKCQEKLNVLLDQKSDMFISINDLLTDIENGDKFMKVYKQMKMYNDDDLNPVLYQNKK is encoded by the coding sequence ATGTTTTCAGAATTTGCCTTTCCTATTTTTGAGCAAAGTATCAATGATTATCATATAATAAACGATGTGTATCAACCTACGTTAAATCCTTATACTAAAGGAACTATCGAATATTTATTGTATGCCAAAAACTGGGTAGATACTGTACAATGGCATTATGAAGACATCATCCGCGATCCTAATATTGACCCGGTAGCAGCCTTAGATTTGAAAAGAAAAATTGATGCTTCCAATCAAGTTCGTACCGATATGGTAGAGTATATCGACAGCTATTTTCTCCAAAAACACAAAGATGTTCAAGTAAAACCAAACGCCAAAATCAATACTGAAAGTCCGGCTTGGGCTATCGACCGTTTGTCTATCTTGGCCTTGAAAATTTACCATATGAGTGAAGAAGCCAATCGTGCCGAAGCCACTGCCGAACACAGAGCCAAATGTCAGGAGAAATTAAATGTATTGTTAGACCAAAAAAGTGATATGTTTATCTCTATTAATGATTTGTTGACCGATATTGAAAACGGAGACAAATTCATGAAAGTCTACAAGCAAATGAAAATGTACAACGATGACGATTTGAATCCGGTGTTGTACCAAAATAAAAAATAA
- a CDS encoding glycosyltransferase family 9 protein, with translation MGDVAMTVPVLRAFLNQNPNAKITVVSRPFFQPFFVGIPNVEFFAVDVNGRHKGFPGLFRLYSDIKKLQVDAIADLHNVLRSIVIRNLFALSGKKVAYTAKGRADKKALTRAKNKIFQPLKLMVERHVDTFKKLGFQVDLSNPIFPEKAILSAEILKISGEKENQKWIGIAPFAQYDSKVYPLDLMQKVINELANINANKIFLFGGGQKETEQLKTLAANKENIIVVAGKLKLPQELHLISNLDLMLSMDSGNAHIAAMLGIKVITLWGATHPYAGFKPFNQPMENCLVSDREKYPLLPTSVYGNKNIPGYEDAMRTITVDNVVEKINSNLA, from the coding sequence ATGGGCGATGTTGCAATGACGGTTCCTGTTTTGCGAGCTTTTCTAAATCAAAATCCGAACGCGAAAATTACAGTAGTTTCTCGACCGTTCTTCCAACCTTTTTTTGTCGGAATTCCGAATGTGGAATTTTTTGCTGTTGATGTCAATGGAAGACATAAAGGTTTTCCGGGTTTATTTCGATTGTATTCGGATATCAAAAAGTTGCAAGTTGATGCTATAGCTGATTTGCACAACGTTTTGCGATCAATAGTTATTAGAAATTTATTCGCTTTGAGCGGTAAAAAAGTAGCTTACACAGCCAAGGGCAGAGCCGATAAAAAAGCCTTGACCCGAGCCAAAAACAAAATCTTTCAACCCTTAAAATTAATGGTCGAGCGCCATGTTGATACTTTTAAAAAGTTGGGTTTTCAGGTCGATTTATCCAATCCGATTTTTCCGGAAAAAGCCATTTTGTCTGCCGAAATTTTAAAAATTTCAGGTGAAAAAGAAAATCAAAAATGGATAGGTATAGCACCATTTGCTCAATATGACAGCAAAGTTTATCCTCTCGATTTGATGCAAAAAGTGATCAACGAATTGGCCAATATCAACGCCAATAAAATTTTCCTTTTCGGTGGCGGACAGAAAGAAACAGAGCAACTGAAGACTTTAGCAGCCAATAAAGAAAATATAATAGTAGTAGCCGGAAAATTAAAGTTACCTCAAGAACTTCATTTGATTTCTAATCTCGATTTAATGCTTTCCATGGATTCCGGAAATGCTCATATTGCGGCCATGCTCGGCATAAAGGTCATCACACTTTGGGGTGCCACACATCCTTATGCCGGTTTCAAACCATTCAATCAACCCATGGAAAACTGTTTGGTTTCCGATAGAGAAAAGTATCCGTTATTGCCAACCTCAGTTTACGGAAATAAAAATATTCCGGGTTACGAAGATGCTATGCGAACCATTACTGTTGACAATGTAGTCGAAAAAATAAATTCCAATCTCGCTTAG
- a CDS encoding ferredoxin--NADP reductase produces the protein MSSFYKLHIKEVKRETPSAISVAFTVPAELKSAYQFTAGQYVNLKLTLDGQEVRRAYSVCSSPSSGELRIAIKSVKSGHFSKFANDNLKVGDILEVSQPEGRFTFEPSFSNLKNYAAFAAGSGITPVMSILKSVLESEPNSSFVLVYGNKTPEETIFHDELHDLQLKYVGRFFVHFVYSQAKVENELFGRIDKSTVNFVLNNKHKEKEFDKFYLCGPEDMINLVSNVLKEHNIPEKNIKFELFSTSTAAENTAAASHEGHTKITVMVDDEETTFEMSQKQTVLEAALKQGIDAPYSCQGGICSSCLARITNGSAEMKKNSILTDGEVADGLILTCQAHPTSSEIYVDFDDV, from the coding sequence ATGTCTTCATTTTATAAATTACATATCAAAGAAGTTAAGCGCGAAACGCCAAGTGCGATTTCTGTTGCTTTTACCGTTCCGGCCGAATTAAAATCGGCTTATCAATTTACCGCCGGTCAATACGTGAACTTAAAACTAACCCTTGATGGTCAAGAAGTACGCCGCGCATATTCGGTTTGTTCTTCGCCTAGTAGTGGTGAATTGCGCATCGCTATCAAATCGGTAAAAAGTGGTCATTTTTCCAAATTTGCCAATGACAATTTGAAAGTGGGTGATATTTTAGAAGTCAGCCAACCCGAAGGAAGATTTACTTTTGAGCCTTCTTTTTCCAACTTAAAAAACTATGCCGCTTTTGCGGCAGGAAGCGGAATTACACCGGTGATGTCGATCTTAAAATCGGTTTTAGAGAGTGAGCCCAACAGTTCTTTTGTATTGGTTTACGGTAATAAAACGCCGGAAGAAACCATCTTTCACGATGAACTTCACGACTTGCAATTGAAATATGTCGGCCGTTTTTTTGTGCATTTTGTATACAGTCAAGCCAAAGTAGAAAACGAACTTTTTGGTAGAATCGATAAGTCAACCGTAAACTTTGTCTTGAACAACAAACACAAAGAAAAAGAGTTTGACAAGTTTTATTTGTGTGGTCCGGAAGACATGATTAATTTGGTTTCCAATGTATTAAAAGAGCACAACATTCCTGAGAAAAATATCAAATTCGAATTGTTTTCGACCTCGACCGCTGCCGAAAATACAGCCGCAGCTTCTCATGAAGGCCACACGAAAATTACTGTGATGGTAGATGACGAAGAAACCACTTTTGAAATGTCGCAGAAACAAACGGTTTTGGAAGCTGCTTTGAAACAAGGCATTGATGCACCTTATTCTTGTCAAGGTGGAATCTGCAGTTCTTGCTTGGCACGAATTACCAATGGTTCGGCTGAGATGAAAAAGAATTCCATCCTAACAGATGGCGAAGTTGCCGACGGATTAATTCTAACTTGCCAAGCCCATCCGACTTCTTCGGAAATCTATGTAGATTTTGATGATGTATAG
- a CDS encoding PadR family transcriptional regulator, protein MKNSQLYKGSLTTIVMKLLEENGRMYGYEITQKVKEITKGELKITEGALYPALHKLEADGVLEVEVEHVDNRLRKYYKLTEKGSAETLNRLAELEDFIRNMQTLVQPKLAN, encoded by the coding sequence ATGAAAAATTCGCAATTATACAAAGGAAGTTTAACCACCATAGTGATGAAACTTTTAGAAGAAAACGGCAGAATGTATGGGTATGAAATTACCCAAAAAGTAAAAGAAATTACCAAAGGAGAATTAAAAATAACAGAAGGCGCATTGTATCCGGCGTTGCATAAACTCGAAGCCGATGGCGTTCTAGAAGTAGAAGTCGAACATGTAGACAATCGGTTGAGGAAATATTATAAGCTTACAGAAAAGGGTTCGGCAGAAACTTTGAATAGATTGGCCGAATTGGAAGATTTTATACGAAACATGCAAACTTTGGTTCAACCTAAATTAGCGAATTAA
- a CDS encoding DUF5687 family protein — protein sequence MFKHFIRLEWKSFLRSASFGTNLALKIIMGLGALYFMACFAILGTAVFFILKDQGLEPLAAINKFMIYYVLFDLVIRYFLQKMPVTNIKPLLILPIKRSTIVHYSLGKTIISFFNVLHAFFFIPFTIVLLVQGYGFQAFLWFLGMTALIYANNFLNILVNSKNVVFYTVLSLLVTLAASQYYEIFDFTVYSKIFFQGMYDTVYMFVIAIALLATTYYCSFNYFKNRLNLDDGLAKKSDVAKTENFTWLDQFGTLGTFLKNDIRLLKRNKRSRTTLVMSFIFIFYGLLFFTQSIESYDNPWMKVFAGIFVSGGFLFTFGQFVPSWDSAYYQLMMSQNIQYREYISSKWWLMVIGTVISTLLASFYLYFGLHTYLIIVVGAIFNIGVNSHLVMLGGAFVKTPIDLTTSKQAFGDKQAFNVKTMLISLPKMLVPMGLYTLGYYLFSPNVGLIMVAAAGVLGFAFRNYVFDQIEKIYKTQKYETIAAYKQKN from the coding sequence ATGTTCAAACATTTCATCAGGCTCGAGTGGAAATCCTTTTTGCGTTCGGCTTCCTTTGGAACCAATCTTGCGCTGAAAATCATCATGGGATTGGGCGCTTTATACTTTATGGCTTGCTTTGCCATTTTGGGAACTGCCGTCTTTTTTATTTTGAAAGACCAAGGATTAGAACCATTGGCAGCCATTAATAAATTTATGATTTATTATGTGCTTTTTGATTTGGTCATTCGTTATTTTCTTCAAAAAATGCCGGTAACGAATATTAAACCGCTATTGATTTTGCCTATCAAAAGAAGCACAATAGTCCATTATTCTTTGGGGAAAACAATCATTTCTTTTTTCAATGTGCTGCATGCTTTTTTCTTTATTCCGTTTACCATAGTGTTATTGGTTCAAGGTTATGGCTTCCAGGCATTTTTGTGGTTTTTAGGAATGACGGCTTTGATATACGCTAACAATTTTCTTAATATTTTGGTCAACAGTAAAAATGTTGTTTTTTACACGGTTTTGTCTTTGTTGGTCACATTAGCTGCATCGCAATATTATGAGATTTTTGATTTTACAGTTTACTCAAAGATTTTCTTTCAAGGCATGTATGACACCGTTTATATGTTTGTTATTGCCATTGCTTTGTTGGCCACAACTTATTATTGTTCATTTAATTATTTTAAAAATAGACTAAATCTCGACGATGGATTGGCCAAGAAAAGTGATGTGGCGAAGACCGAAAATTTCACTTGGTTGGATCAGTTTGGCACTTTAGGGACTTTTCTCAAAAACGACATTCGCTTGTTGAAACGCAATAAACGCTCAAGAACTACTTTGGTAATGAGTTTTATATTTATCTTTTACGGATTGCTTTTCTTTACCCAATCGATAGAATCTTACGATAATCCGTGGATGAAGGTTTTTGCCGGCATTTTTGTTTCCGGAGGATTTTTATTCACTTTCGGGCAGTTTGTACCAAGTTGGGACAGCGCCTATTACCAATTGATGATGAGTCAAAATATCCAATACAGAGAATACATCAGCTCCAAATGGTGGCTGATGGTGATTGGTACAGTAATTTCAACATTGTTGGCTTCTTTTTATTTGTATTTTGGGTTGCATACCTATTTGATTATCGTGGTTGGTGCTATTTTTAATATTGGGGTCAATTCGCATTTGGTTATGCTTGGCGGTGCTTTTGTAAAAACGCCTATCGATTTAACAACTTCCAAACAAGCTTTTGGCGATAAGCAAGCTTTTAACGTTAAAACCATGTTGATTTCGTTACCCAAAATGTTGGTTCCCATGGGATTGTATACTTTGGGCTACTATCTTTTTTCACCAAACGTTGGGTTGATTATGGTGGCAGCAGCCGGTGTTTTGGGCTTTGCGTTCCGAAATTATGTGTTCGATCAGATAGAGAAAATATACAAAACCCAAAAGTACGAGACCATCGCAGCTTACAAGCAAAAAAACTAA
- a CDS encoding ABC transporter ATP-binding protein: MIQVTNLSKTYANGVRVLNIEHLEIPKGQSFGLVGNNGAGKTTFFSLLLDLIQPSSGFILNNGIQVNTSEAWKPLTAAFIDESFLIGYLTAEEYFYFIGDLRGQNKADVDALLKKHEEFFNGEILNSRKYLRDLSKGNMKKVGIIAALIGNPEVVILDEPFANLDPTTVNRLKKIIKELADDPNRTVLVSSHDLVHTVEVCNRIVALHLGEVVKDIQTSPETLKELEAFFAV; encoded by the coding sequence ATGATACAAGTTACCAATCTTTCAAAAACCTATGCCAACGGTGTTCGCGTGTTAAATATCGAACATCTTGAAATTCCAAAAGGACAAAGTTTCGGATTAGTCGGAAACAACGGCGCCGGAAAAACCACTTTTTTCAGTTTGTTGCTCGATTTGATTCAGCCGAGTTCAGGATTTATTTTAAACAACGGCATTCAGGTAAATACCAGTGAAGCTTGGAAACCTCTAACAGCTGCGTTTATTGATGAAAGCTTTTTAATTGGTTATTTGACGGCCGAAGAATATTTTTATTTCATAGGAGATTTACGCGGACAGAACAAAGCCGATGTAGATGCCTTGTTAAAAAAGCATGAAGAATTCTTCAACGGAGAAATTTTGAACAGCCGAAAATATCTTCGAGATTTGTCTAAAGGAAACATGAAAAAAGTGGGCATTATTGCGGCTTTAATCGGTAATCCTGAAGTAGTTATTTTAGATGAGCCTTTTGCCAATTTAGATCCAACCACTGTGAATCGATTGAAAAAAATCATCAAAGAATTGGCCGATGATCCTAACCGAACAGTTTTGGTTTCGAGCCACGATTTAGTTCATACAGTTGAGGTTTGTAACCGAATTGTTGCTTTGCATTTGGGCGAAGTTGTGAAAGACATCCAAACCTCACCCGAAACTTTGAAAGAGTTAGAGGCATTTTTTGCAGTCTAA